The Hippoglossus hippoglossus isolate fHipHip1 chromosome 19, fHipHip1.pri, whole genome shotgun sequence genome has a segment encoding these proteins:
- the lcmt1 gene encoding leucine carboxyl methyltransferase 1 yields the protein MAARRPFTDSDTADEAVRATCDDATICKRFATSKSYWKDPYIQYFVRSVGERKAPEINRGYYARVQGVNHLLDAFIRKAECDCQVVNLGAGLDTTFWRLKDENLLPRKFFEVDFPTIVARKIHNIKTKPPLSKPIIETHSTDSLLLDSHSLDSDRYCIIGADLRDISTMDEKLKKFQLNPELPTLFLSECVLVYMRPSQSSNLLHWAAETFHTAMFISYEQVNMSDRFGQVMIENLQRRQCTLAGVEACQSLDSQKERFLKTGWEQAEALDMMTVYSILPQEDVARIERLEFLDEKELLQQLLQHYSICWAFKDKLNLGLSQLAF from the exons ATGGCAGCTCGACGACCCTTCACGGACTCGGACACTGCGGATGAAGCAGTGAGGGCGACGTGCGACGATGCAACCATATGCAAACG GTTCGCTACCAGTAAAAGCTACTGGAAGGATCCATACATTCAATACTTTGTGAGATCTGTCGGAGAGAGAAAGGCCCCTGAAATCAACAGAG GTTACTATGCCCGAGTTCAAGGGGTGAACCACCTCCTCGATGCGTTCATAAGGAAAGCAGAGTGTGACTGTCAGGTAGTCAACCTGGGAGCCGGACTGGACACCACTTTTTGGAGACTAAAG gaTGAAAACCTCCTGCCACGGAAGTTCTTTGAAGTTGACTTTCCTACGATCGTGGCCaggaaaatacacaatataaa GACAAAACCACCCCTGTCCAAACCCATCATCGAAACCCACTCAACAGACTCCTTACTACTAG attCCCACAGCCTCGACTCCGACCGGTACTGCATCATCGGAGCGGACCTCAGGGACATCTCCACCATGGATGAAAAACTGAAGAAGTTCCAGCTTAACCCAGA ACTACCTACATTGTTCCTGTCAGAGTGTGTGCTGGTTTACATGAGGCCCTCCCAGTCCTCCAACCTACTTCACTGGGCAGCAGAGACATTCCACACGGCCATGTTTATCAGCTATGAACag GTGAACATGAGTGATCGATTCGGTCAGGTGATGATCGAGAACCTGCAGCGCCGCCAGTGCACCCTCGCAGGAGTGGAGGCCTGTCAATCGCTGGACTCTCAG AAGGAGCGCTTTCTGAAGACGGGCTGGGAGCAGGCGGAAGCTCTGGACATGATGACCGTCTACAGTATACTCCCTCAGGAGGACGTGGCGAG aaTTGAGCGACTGGAGTTCCTGGATGAAAAGGAGCTGCTGCAACAGCTTCTTCAACACTACAGCATCTGCTGGGCCTTCAAGGACAAACTCAACCTGG GTCTGTCGCAGTTGGCGTTCTGA
- the aqp8a.1 gene encoding aquaporin-8a.1 has product MSGSKSNTEVFTVGEVGEEVEEVEGARNDSNRCMYEMYVQPCLAELFGTSLFVFVGCASVIGNNGSNGVLQPALAHGLTLGVLIMVFGQISGGHFNPAVSLSVYMCGGMELLLTVPYLAAQILGGMIGAALTKVMYPAELYDFALGGVIQPGTSDLGKAMMAETMLTLILTTVVCLGAVNNQTRSPSAPFCIGLTVTANIIAGGMLSGACMNPARAFGPAVVANQWAHHWLYWVGPICGALLTVTFVRLFFGDQRTRVLLK; this is encoded by the exons ATGTCAGGGTCCAAAAGCAACACAGAGGTGTTCACAGTGGGTGaggtgggagaggaggtggaggaggtggagggagccAGGAACGACAGCAACAGGTGCATGTATGAGATGTATGTTCAGCCCTGCCTGGCCGAGCTGTTCGGGACCAGCCTGTTTGTGTTCGTGGGATGTGCGTCTGTCATTGGGAACAATGGATCCAACGGCGTCCTCCAGCCTGCTCTGGCCCACGGACTGACACTGGGGGTGCTCATCATGGTGTTTGGGCAAATAAG TGGGGGCCACTTTAACCCTGCAGTGTCTCTGAGCGTCTACATGtgtggagggatggagctgcTCCTGACGGTGCCTTACCTCGCAGCTCAGATTCTAGGAGGGATGATCGGTGCTGCTTTGACAAAG GTCATGTACCCGGCCGAGTTGTACGACTTCGCCCTCGGAGGAGTCATTCAACCCGGCACCAGCGACCTGGGTAAAGCCATGATGGCAGAGACGATGCTGACCCTCATCCTCACCACGGTGGTGTGTCTGGGCGCCGTCAACAATCAGACCCGCTCGCCGTCAGCTCCGTTCTGCATCGGCCTCACGGTGACGGCCAACATAATAGCAGG AGGGATGCTGTCCGGCGCCTGCATGAACCCCGCCCGAGCCTTCGGACCTGCAGTGGTTGCCAATCAGTGGGCCCACCACTGGCTCTACTGGGTCGGACCCATATGTGGTGCACTGCTCACTGTCACCTTCGTCAG GTTGTTCTTTGGTGACCAGAGGACTCGTGTTTTGCTGAAGTGA
- the aqp8a.2 gene encoding aquaporin-8a.2 yields MGVEKMEMEDIDSTLMEKGQKSPAPPPPNKYEKLFQPCLAEIIGTMFFVFVGCVSVIENVPAAGRLQPALVHGLAVAVMVAVMDNISGSHFNPPFTIAIYLCGGMELMMVGPYLVCQLIGGVIGAGMSKMMCPADRYFNATGAAFDILKSESQLSGAIFGEVAMTCLITMVVLLVAVNHKTKTPLAPFLVGCTVIINVLAGGDVSGTCLNPARAFGPAVMTNYWTYHWVYWVGPIGGGLVAAALLRLVLGDEKLRVVMKS; encoded by the exons ATGGGAGTCgagaaaatggaaatggaaGACATCGACTCCACTCTCATGGAGAAGGGCCAGAAGTCGCCGGCGCCCCCTCCTCCCAACAAGTATGAGAAACTGTTCCAGCCCTGCCTGGCCGAGATAATTGGGACCATGTTCTTCGTTTTCGTCGGCTGTGTGTCCGTCATCGAGAACGTGCCTGCAGCTGGACGCCTGCAGCCGGCTCTGGTGCACGGACTGGCTGTGGCTGTGATGGTGGCGGTCATGGACAACATCAG TGGCTCCCACTTCAACCCTCCCTTCACAATTGCCATCTACCTGTGCGGAGGTATGGAGCTGATGATGGTGGGACCTTATCTTGTCTGCCAGCTGATTGGAGGAGTGATCGGAGCTGGAATGTCCAAG ATGATGTGCCCTGCAGATCGATACTTCAACGCCACAGGAGCAGCGTTTGATATCCTCAAGTCAGAGAGCCAGCTGTCCGGGGCCATCTTCGGGGAGGTGGCCATGACCTGCCTGATCACcatggtggtgctgctggtggccGTCAACCACAAGACCAAGACCCCGCTGGCTCCCTTCCTGGTGGGCTGCACTGTCATCATCAACGTCTTGGCAGG AGGTGATGTGTCAGGGACGTGTCTGAACCCAGCCAGGGCTTTCGGCCCCGCAGTGATGACCAACTACTGGACCTACCACTGGGTCTACTGGGTGGGACCCATAGGAGGAGGGCTGGTGgcagctgctctgctgag GCTCGTCCTCGGGGATGAAAAGTTACGAGTGGTTATGAAATCATAA
- the hbae5 gene encoding hemoglobin, alpha embryonic 5: MSLTEKDKATVKAMWAKIGKSVDVVGADALGRMLVIYPQTKTYFSHWPDMKPGSKPVKEHGKRIITAIGQGVTKIDNLTSGMLELSELHAFQLRVDPANFKLLSHCILVVMAIMFPKDFSPEVHVSMDKYLACLSLAISERYR, translated from the exons ATGAGTCTGACCGAGAAAGACAAGGCCACCGTCAAGGCCATGTGGGCCAAGATCGGCAAGTCTGTGGACGTGGTTGGGGCTGATGCTCTGGGCAG GATGCTCGTCATCTACCCGCAAACCAAGACCTACTTCTCCCACTGGCCAGACATGAAGCCCGGCTCTAAACCAGTGAAGGAGCACGGCAAGAGGATTATTACCGCAATCGGTCAGGGTGTGACCAAGATCGACAACCTCACCAGCGGCATGCTGGAGCTCAGCGAGCTGCACGCCTTCCAGCTGAGAGTCGACCCGGCGAACTTCAAG CTCCTGAGCCACTGCATCCTCGTGGTGATGGCCATCATGTTCCCCAAGGACTTCAGCCCCGAGGTCCACGTCTCTATGGACAAATACCTGGCTTGCCTGTCCCTGGCCATCTCTGAGAGATACCGCTGA